In Prochlorococcus marinus XMU1404, the following proteins share a genomic window:
- a CDS encoding tetratricopeptide repeat protein, translated as MNNEINPIEEDFNAALSRYKAGQDLIPIVQDFQKIIQQIPNHFAAWTCLSWLQLLLKNNEEALSAARQAVRLNQQDPQARMNLSLALLATNNKGVRDHIELIKKMSMMMPDVKSELKESVEDGLSRYPDWPELTKVKKWLEF; from the coding sequence ATGAATAACGAAATTAATCCCATCGAAGAGGATTTTAATGCAGCTTTATCAAGATATAAAGCAGGGCAAGATTTAATTCCAATCGTTCAAGATTTTCAAAAAATTATACAGCAAATTCCAAATCATTTTGCTGCTTGGACTTGTTTATCATGGCTTCAATTACTTTTGAAAAATAATGAAGAAGCTTTGTCAGCTGCCAGACAAGCTGTTCGATTAAATCAGCAAGATCCACAAGCAAGAATGAATTTGTCTTTAGCTCTTTTGGCTACCAATAATAAAGGTGTTAGAGATCATATTGAGTTAATAAAAAAAATGTCTATGATGATGCCTGATGTGAAAAGTGAGTTGAAAGAATCTGTTGAAGACGGATTAAGTAGATATCCAGATTGGCCTGAGTTAACCAAAGTAAAAAAATGGTTGGAATTTTAA
- a CDS encoding lipid-A-disaccharide synthase-related protein produces the protein MFKILILSNGHGEDLSGSLIAKQFVKSGYSVHALPIVGMGNHYEKEKIKIIGKTKEFRTGGIGYNSFKGRLTEILGGEIFYLLKKLYLTFKIRKKYDYFFVVGDIVPVFFAWVCKKDFFTYLVAYSSHYEGRLKLPWPSKFFLLSQKAKKIYTRDSLTANDLTLQLKKKVSFLGNPFMDKFLPRKKELNKDEFSIGLFPGSRFPEVFDNFVLILEVLESLSDLRYFQKIQFNFAIVNALSSSKIKEIFQKRGWLKIENINDNNLLKFQYKFFEVNIYWNSFDKILLKSRCCISMAGTAAEQAIGLGKPVIQIEGKGPQFTKTFAEAQRRLLGKYVFCASNYKDKNDQINQTIKLIIKIIYLIQLNKKFMISCNENAKKRLGENKACLKMVDDMNIVIKK, from the coding sequence TTGTTTAAGATTTTAATTTTAAGTAATGGGCATGGAGAAGATCTATCTGGCAGTCTAATAGCTAAACAATTCGTAAAAAGTGGTTATTCTGTTCATGCTTTGCCAATTGTTGGTATGGGAAACCATTACGAAAAAGAAAAAATTAAGATTATCGGTAAAACTAAGGAATTTAGAACTGGAGGAATTGGTTATAATTCTTTTAAGGGAAGACTTACTGAGATATTAGGAGGCGAAATATTTTATCTTCTAAAAAAATTATATTTAACTTTTAAAATAAGAAAAAAATATGATTATTTTTTTGTAGTTGGAGATATTGTGCCAGTTTTTTTTGCATGGGTTTGTAAGAAAGATTTTTTTACATATCTAGTTGCTTATTCCAGCCATTATGAAGGAAGGTTGAAATTACCATGGCCTTCTAAATTTTTCTTGCTTTCACAAAAAGCAAAAAAAATATATACGAGAGATTCCCTTACAGCTAATGATTTAACATTGCAATTAAAAAAGAAAGTATCTTTTTTAGGTAACCCATTTATGGATAAGTTTTTACCTAGAAAAAAAGAATTAAATAAAGATGAATTTAGTATTGGATTATTTCCAGGAAGTAGATTCCCTGAGGTTTTCGATAATTTTGTTTTGATTTTAGAGGTATTAGAGTCATTGTCAGATTTAAGATATTTTCAAAAAATTCAGTTTAATTTTGCAATAGTTAATGCTCTATCTTCATCAAAAATAAAGGAGATATTTCAAAAAAGAGGATGGTTAAAAATAGAAAATATAAATGATAATAATCTCTTGAAATTCCAATATAAATTTTTTGAAGTGAATATATATTGGAATAGTTTTGACAAAATATTATTGAAAAGTAGATGCTGTATTAGCATGGCAGGAACAGCAGCAGAGCAAGCGATTGGATTAGGAAAACCGGTTATTCAGATTGAAGGTAAAGGTCCACAATTTACAAAAACTTTTGCAGAAGCGCAAAGACGTTTGCTTGGAAAATATGTTTTTTGTGCCAGTAATTATAAAGACAAAAATGATCAAATTAATCAGACAATTAAATTGATCATAAAAATAATATACCTCATACAGCTAAATAAGAAGTTTATGATCTCATGTAATGAAAATGCTAAAAAAAGACTGGGTGAAAACAAAGCTTGTCTTAAAATGGTTGATGATATGAATATTGTTATAAAAAAATGA
- a CDS encoding TIGR01777 family oxidoreductase gives MRLLLLGCTGFVGKELVPTLLNKKHEIYIVSRKPISKLKLDLDFNKFKFFQIDLSKEKNWNNENLLNILRETDGIINLMGEPIAEKKWTSEQKQEIENSRINTTKFMMKTLKNLKINPKVIINGSAIGYYGTSLSSEFTENSPGGKDFLSNLCKKWEAVAAEKPFFSRLVIFRIGIVLEKDGGALGKMLPVFKVGLGGPIGDGKQWMSWIHRTDLCALIIKALVDKKYSGVFNAVAPNPVLMREFSQTLGKCLNRPNLLPVPGAVLKILLGDGAKVVLEGQKVISSKIKNYNFKYPLLEKAIYASTKN, from the coding sequence ATGCGTCTTTTACTACTTGGCTGCACTGGATTCGTTGGTAAAGAATTAGTACCAACACTACTCAATAAAAAACACGAAATATACATTGTAAGTAGAAAACCCATTAGTAAATTAAAGCTTGATTTAGATTTCAATAAGTTTAAATTTTTTCAAATAGATCTATCAAAAGAAAAAAACTGGAACAACGAAAATCTTCTTAATATTTTAAGAGAGACAGATGGAATTATTAACTTGATGGGAGAACCCATAGCAGAAAAAAAATGGACTTCTGAACAAAAACAGGAGATTGAAAATAGTCGTATTAACACCACGAAATTTATGATGAAGACCCTTAAAAATTTAAAAATAAACCCGAAAGTCATTATTAATGGATCAGCTATAGGTTATTACGGTACAAGTTTGTCTAGTGAATTCACTGAAAATAGTCCTGGAGGAAAAGACTTTTTATCTAATCTTTGCAAAAAATGGGAAGCGGTTGCCGCTGAAAAACCATTTTTCTCAAGGTTAGTTATTTTTAGAATTGGAATTGTTCTAGAGAAAGACGGAGGTGCATTAGGAAAAATGCTTCCTGTATTTAAAGTTGGATTAGGTGGACCAATTGGAGATGGTAAGCAATGGATGAGTTGGATTCATAGAACTGATTTATGTGCATTAATTATTAAAGCATTAGTTGATAAAAAGTATTCGGGAGTATTTAATGCTGTTGCACCAAATCCAGTCTTAATGAGAGAATTTTCTCAAACTTTAGGCAAATGTCTGAATAGACCTAATTTACTTCCAGTGCCTGGAGCGGTTTTAAAAATATTGTTAGGAGATGGAGCGAAAGTTGTTTTAGAAGGACAAAAAGTAATTAGCAGTAAAATCAAAAATTATAATTTTAAATATCCTCTTCTTGAGAAAGCAATTTACGCCTCCACCAAGAATTAA
- a CDS encoding NAD(P)H-quinone oxidoreductase subunit O: protein MTDSIPKKPLKKGSLVFVDRENYIKSIEALASDDDLPNYVYQGPGEILSVKDEYAQVRWRRPVPDVWLKLDQLKEYTQ from the coding sequence ATGACAGATTCTATTCCCAAAAAACCTCTCAAGAAAGGAAGCTTAGTTTTTGTCGATAGAGAAAATTATATAAAAAGTATCGAAGCGCTGGCCAGTGATGATGATCTACCTAATTATGTCTATCAAGGTCCTGGAGAGATTCTTTCAGTCAAAGACGAATATGCTCAGGTTCGATGGCGCAGACCTGTTCCAGATGTTTGGTTGAAATTAGATCAACTTAAAGAATATACTCAATAA
- a CDS encoding J domain-containing protein, with product MLKNLYEELGLKKNATRSEIKSSYRYLVKQHHPDTGGKKERFLAIQNAWETLNDPIKKEQYDRSLISSSSSFDSSNENWEEKFNSKKHNSSIKDKEVEIWIKEIYTPINRLISQIIKPLKNEIKELSADPYDDQLMENFCSYISLSQKKIEKVEKIYNKKIVPKSISALGLDLYHCFSQVKDALSEFDRYTQGYVDNYLFDGKEMIKEAKRIQSKMSIEKKNKNF from the coding sequence ATGTTAAAAAACCTATATGAAGAATTAGGCCTCAAAAAAAATGCAACCAGAAGTGAAATTAAATCTTCATATCGTTATTTAGTTAAGCAACATCATCCAGATACAGGCGGAAAAAAAGAACGATTTCTTGCCATACAAAATGCCTGGGAGACTCTCAATGACCCTATCAAAAAAGAACAATATGATAGAAGTCTTATCTCTTCCAGTTCATCATTTGATTCATCAAATGAAAATTGGGAAGAAAAATTTAATTCAAAAAAACATAATTCGTCAATTAAAGACAAAGAAGTTGAAATATGGATTAAAGAAATTTACACTCCGATCAATAGATTAATTAGTCAAATAATTAAACCTTTGAAAAACGAAATAAAAGAACTATCTGCGGATCCATATGATGACCAACTAATGGAAAATTTTTGCAGTTACATAAGTCTTTCACAAAAAAAAATAGAAAAAGTTGAAAAAATTTATAACAAAAAAATAGTTCCAAAGTCTATTTCAGCTTTAGGCCTCGATCTTTATCATTGTTTTTCACAAGTTAAAGATGCGCTATCAGAATTTGATAGATATACACAAGGATACGTAGATAATTACTTATTTGATGGCAAAGAAATGATCAAAGAAGCAAAAAGAATACAATCAAAGATGTCTATAGAGAAAAAAAATAAAAACTTTTAG
- the cysK gene encoding cysteine synthase A: protein MEIANDITSLVGNTPLVKLNRIRKYFNCYPEIIAKLESFNPSASVKDRIAYSMLCKAEDEGLITPDKTTLIEATSGNTGIALAMVAAAKGYKLILTMPDTMSIERRAMLRAYGAELQLTPGKEGMKGALDLANELSLSIANSYQFNQFENFANPDIHERTTAQEIWSQSNNNLDGLVTGVGTGGTITGCARFLKKVNPNCKIYAVEPKKSAVISGENAGPHSIQGIGAGFVPKVLNTKLIDEVIKIDDDEAFYYGRLLARLEGLLSGISSGAALAATLKIGERKELINKRLIVILPSFGERYLSTAMFESNTSIQARKDGYL from the coding sequence ATGGAAATAGCAAATGATATAACTTCTCTAGTTGGAAATACTCCGTTAGTCAAATTAAATCGAATCAGAAAGTATTTTAATTGTTATCCAGAAATAATAGCCAAACTAGAAAGTTTCAATCCATCAGCGTCCGTCAAGGATCGCATAGCTTATTCAATGTTATGTAAAGCTGAAGATGAAGGATTGATAACACCAGATAAAACAACGTTGATTGAAGCAACAAGTGGGAATACTGGCATCGCATTAGCAATGGTTGCTGCAGCAAAAGGCTATAAATTAATTTTAACTATGCCGGATACGATGAGTATTGAGAGAAGGGCAATGTTGAGAGCATATGGAGCTGAATTACAGCTAACGCCTGGGAAAGAAGGAATGAAAGGAGCTTTAGATTTGGCTAATGAATTGTCTTTAAGCATTGCAAATAGCTATCAATTTAATCAATTTGAAAACTTTGCTAATCCAGATATTCATGAGAGAACAACGGCTCAAGAAATATGGTCCCAATCCAATAACAATTTAGATGGGCTAGTTACAGGAGTGGGCACAGGAGGAACAATTACTGGTTGCGCACGTTTTTTGAAAAAAGTTAATCCAAATTGCAAAATTTATGCTGTAGAGCCCAAAAAAAGTGCTGTGATTTCCGGTGAGAATGCTGGGCCTCATTCTATTCAAGGAATAGGCGCAGGTTTCGTACCGAAAGTACTTAATACTAAATTAATTGACGAAGTTATAAAAATAGATGATGATGAAGCATTTTATTATGGACGTTTATTAGCTCGATTGGAAGGTCTTTTATCTGGCATCAGCAGCGGTGCAGCTTTAGCGGCAACTTTAAAAATCGGTGAAAGGAAAGAACTAATTAATAAACGGTTAATAGTTATTCTTCCAAGTTTTGGTGAAAGATATTTATCAACAGCAATGTTTGAATCAAATACCTCAATTCAAGCCAGAAAAGATGGTTATCTTTAA
- a CDS encoding ABC transporter ATP-binding protein: MRDSFGNETPYIKFKDVSFSYPGKKENLIFKCNFSIKKPGFWMVVGKNGSGKSTLLKLINGIIKPKSGFINSKANIGMVFQNPDHQILMPNCRSELLINVNQNISQNEINKRIVYVLDQVGLAGFEKRPLHTLSGGQKQRLTIACALISNRNFILLDEPTALLDQTSQLKVLKTIKNLTSDHKKPLSALWITHRYEELIYADSVAELKNGFLSSWQEPSKFEYN, translated from the coding sequence ATGCGAGATTCTTTTGGAAATGAAACACCTTATATTAAATTCAAAGATGTTTCTTTTTCATATCCTGGGAAAAAAGAAAATTTAATTTTTAAATGTAACTTTTCAATAAAAAAACCTGGATTTTGGATGGTTGTAGGTAAAAACGGTAGCGGAAAAAGTACTCTTTTAAAATTAATTAATGGAATTATTAAACCCAAAAGTGGTTTTATTAACTCTAAAGCAAATATTGGCATGGTGTTTCAAAACCCTGATCATCAAATATTGATGCCAAATTGTAGGAGTGAACTTTTGATTAATGTTAATCAAAATATAAGTCAAAATGAAATTAATAAAAGAATTGTATATGTGCTTGATCAAGTGGGATTGGCTGGTTTTGAAAAAAGGCCATTACATACTTTAAGTGGTGGGCAAAAACAACGCTTAACTATTGCATGCGCTCTTATTAGTAATAGAAATTTTATTCTTTTGGATGAGCCTACAGCTTTACTTGATCAAACCAGCCAATTAAAAGTTTTAAAAACTATTAAAAATCTTACAAGTGACCATAAAAAACCTCTATCCGCTTTATGGATTACGCATCGTTATGAAGAATTAATTTACGCTGATTCAGTAGCAGAGTTAAAAAATGGTTTTTTATCTAGTTGGCAAGAACCATCAAAATTTGAATATAATTAA
- a CDS encoding DUF7326 family protein — MKKKSFIYADLSKKQLEKLKEFYVQKKVESMSHQELKQYVQEVISHQVNDTIDKEEEMEAWREMSDFFGEQFEIVILDIQTKYNDEKNVLEKEIDSQKLRIELLEKNNSGQEKKDMWDD; from the coding sequence ATGAAAAAGAAGTCATTTATCTATGCTGATTTATCAAAAAAACAATTAGAAAAACTTAAAGAATTTTATGTTCAAAAAAAAGTTGAGTCTATGAGTCATCAAGAACTGAAACAATATGTACAAGAAGTTATTTCTCATCAGGTAAACGATACTATTGATAAAGAAGAAGAAATGGAAGCATGGAGAGAAATGTCAGATTTTTTTGGAGAGCAATTTGAGATAGTTATCCTAGACATACAAACAAAATACAATGACGAGAAAAACGTTCTTGAAAAAGAAATAGATTCTCAGAAACTAAGAATAGAATTGCTTGAAAAGAATAATTCAGGTCAAGAGAAAAAGGATATGTGGGATGACTAG
- a CDS encoding response regulator transcription factor gives MKISILLIEDDRDMRDLVARHLEHSGFDVQRAEDGIKGQALALQYSPDLILLDLMLPSVDGLTLCQRLRRDERTSNIPILMITALGGLKDKVTGFNSGADDYITKPFDLEELHVRIKALLRRTNRAQLNSSNQQEILNYGPLTLVPERFEAIWFESPVRLTHLEFELLHCLLQRHGQTVSPALILKEVWGYEPDDDIETIRVHIRHLRTKLEPDPRKPIYIKTVYGAGYCLELPIGSQVETARQEFLQARNSDLINSTVD, from the coding sequence ATGAAAATTTCAATCCTTTTAATTGAAGATGATCGTGATATGCGTGATTTGGTTGCTAGGCATTTAGAACATTCTGGTTTTGATGTACAAAGAGCCGAAGATGGTATTAAAGGACAAGCACTAGCTCTTCAATACTCACCAGATTTAATACTCTTAGATTTAATGTTGCCAAGCGTTGACGGATTAACTTTATGCCAGAGACTTAGAAGAGATGAAAGAACGTCAAATATCCCAATTTTGATGATTACCGCATTAGGTGGCCTTAAAGATAAAGTGACTGGATTTAATTCTGGAGCAGACGATTACATTACAAAGCCATTCGATCTAGAAGAATTACATGTACGCATAAAAGCATTATTAAGAAGAACAAATAGAGCACAATTGAATTCTAGTAACCAGCAAGAAATATTAAATTACGGTCCTTTAACTCTTGTGCCGGAAAGATTTGAAGCTATTTGGTTTGAATCTCCTGTTAGATTAACGCATCTTGAATTTGAATTGCTTCACTGTCTTTTGCAGAGGCATGGTCAAACTGTATCGCCAGCATTAATTCTTAAAGAAGTATGGGGATACGAACCTGATGATGACATTGAGACAATAAGAGTGCATATCAGACATTTACGCACTAAATTAGAACCTGATCCACGTAAGCCCATATATATAAAAACTGTATATGGTGCAGGATACTGTCTTGAGTTACCAATTGGTTCTCAAGTTGAAACTGCTAGGCAAGAGTTTCTTCAAGCAAGAAATTCAGATTTGATAAATTCTACAGTAGATTAG
- a CDS encoding DNA polymerase III subunit delta' has protein sequence MTEIQKKNILFNEEVDTYLNSIIKNKSFANGYIFYGAKGVGKKQTALRFIKEIFKKSSPSENVEEKITNYNHPDFLIIEPDSLLATKSSRNSNLEKTIKSGSEIIKIAQIRNIKTFLGQKSINSEKKIVLIIDAHLLNEAASNCLLKTLEEPSNGIFILLTSKLNLLLDTIISRCQIVRFRSFSSKQIKFILEDYLDTSKSKINTKLKYEDLIISANGSPNQLLKNIEILNNFSDEIISKLDKPIKSSLEIFEVSKLISEKLEIYQQICLVNLIQIIWWRKTKDIGLVKKLENLKFNLNKNIQPRLSWEMTFLKIAMKDIQD, from the coding sequence ATGACTGAGATTCAAAAAAAAAATATTTTATTTAATGAAGAAGTCGATACTTATCTTAACAGCATAATTAAAAATAAATCATTTGCTAATGGTTATATATTTTATGGTGCTAAAGGTGTAGGAAAAAAGCAAACTGCTCTTAGATTTATAAAAGAAATTTTTAAAAAATCTTCTCCAAGCGAAAATGTTGAAGAGAAAATTACCAACTATAACCATCCTGATTTTCTAATTATCGAGCCTGATTCTCTTTTGGCAACAAAAAGTTCAAGAAATTCCAATCTCGAAAAAACAATAAAAAGTGGATCTGAGATTATAAAAATTGCTCAAATACGTAATATTAAAACTTTTCTTGGCCAGAAATCAATAAACTCAGAAAAAAAAATTGTATTAATTATTGATGCACATCTTTTAAACGAAGCAGCCTCTAATTGCCTTTTAAAAACCTTAGAAGAACCCAGTAATGGAATTTTTATTTTACTAACATCTAAATTAAACCTTCTCTTAGATACTATTATTTCAAGATGTCAAATAGTCAGATTTCGATCATTTTCTAGTAAACAAATAAAGTTTATTTTGGAAGATTATTTAGATACTTCTAAATCAAAAATTAATACAAAATTAAAATATGAAGATTTAATAATTTCTGCAAATGGATCTCCAAATCAATTATTGAAAAATATTGAAATTTTGAATAATTTTTCAGATGAAATTATATCTAAATTAGATAAACCAATAAAAAGTAGTTTGGAGATATTTGAAGTATCTAAATTAATATCCGAAAAATTAGAAATTTATCAACAGATTTGTTTGGTCAATTTAATTCAAATTATCTGGTGGAGAAAGACAAAAGATATTGGTTTAGTTAAAAAACTTGAAAATTTAAAATTTAACTTAAATAAAAACATTCAACCGAGGTTGTCATGGGAAATGACTTTTTTAAAAATTGCAATGAAAGATATACAAGACTAA
- the tmk gene encoding dTMP kinase, producing the protein MKGKFIVIEGIDGCGKTTQIDELSKWLPNSGLIKKGSKLITTREPGGSLLGKKLRGLILDNNENNKPSSLTELLLYSADRSEHVSKIISPALNKNDWVISDRFSDSTLAYQGYGRNINLEIIKNIESIVCQGEYPDLTFFLEISPEESILRRKNKIPDRIESEGIRFLEKVNEGFKLIAKEKNWKVISASQNIKTISNQIKETLLNNFSKNK; encoded by the coding sequence ATGAAAGGAAAATTTATTGTTATTGAGGGTATTGATGGATGTGGTAAGACTACCCAAATAGATGAACTATCTAAATGGCTACCTAATAGTGGTTTAATAAAGAAAGGGTCTAAATTAATCACAACAAGAGAGCCTGGAGGGAGTCTTTTAGGGAAAAAACTTAGAGGATTAATCCTTGATAATAATGAAAATAACAAGCCTTCATCGCTCACGGAATTATTACTTTATTCAGCTGATAGATCTGAACACGTTTCAAAAATTATTTCACCTGCTTTGAATAAGAATGATTGGGTAATAAGTGATAGATTTTCAGATTCCACCCTGGCTTACCAAGGTTATGGAAGAAATATAAATTTAGAAATAATTAAAAATATTGAATCTATTGTTTGTCAAGGAGAATATCCTGATCTGACTTTCTTTTTAGAAATTTCTCCAGAAGAAAGTATACTCAGAAGAAAAAATAAAATTCCAGATAGAATAGAATCAGAAGGTATTAGATTTTTAGAAAAAGTAAATGAAGGCTTCAAACTAATTGCCAAAGAAAAAAACTGGAAAGTAATATCTGCCTCACAAAATATTAAAACTATTTCTAATCAAATTAAAGAGACTTTACTAAATAATTTTTCTAAAAACAAATGA
- a CDS encoding heavy metal translocating P-type ATPase, producing MESIQLSIKGMKCGGCVSTVEKILNNTNGIENVSVNLLTESAYFEINKKHIEIETILENLKDNGFPSKIYINDFSKKINKAELEKKKKWNNQWNKLTFALLLLLFSGLGHLAEGSYINLPILGNIFFHALLATLALLFPGRGIIINGFKSFIKNRPDMDSLVALGVTSAYITSLLSLIFPATGFPCFFNEPVMLLGFIMIGRFLEERARFQTGSSVVDLLDLQPEMANIYKENNQIKSIRINALKPEQEIQVLAGDRVPADCIVTLGTSYVDVSHITGESKPIEVKEGEYLSSGSLNLNSTLRLKVKKVGGDSSLAKLVSLIESVNAKKPRIQRIADEIAGKFTYFVLIFATGTFFFWWKGARNIWPELLSHNHHEFISKSSHTLHNSLGSNADNFLSLAIQLSIAVLVIACPCALGLATPTVITVASGKAAKKGVLFKGGDKIEIASKINHIIFDKTGTLTKGEPFIVDYKNNNDHSFLLRIAASLEKESRHPIANALIQEAKKQNLSLFPIKKIFTHSGRGVSGELDSIDGLINIGNIEWLLSKGTIIDGDAKEVIENEDTKTNTVIGVSIKDKLLGFILLGDLLRDDAIKTVQNLRENKFKINILSGDRKHTVLALAKKIGCKESEVKWDLLPQMKLKTIESFKINNKVAMIGDGINDVPALASSDLGIAVGSGTQIAKANADVVLMGDQLNGLPYALNLAKKTIRKIKQNLIWAFGYNLIAIPLAAGILFPQYGILLTPSIAALLMATSSITVVINALSLE from the coding sequence ATGGAGAGCATTCAATTAAGCATTAAAGGAATGAAGTGTGGAGGTTGCGTTAGTACAGTGGAGAAAATATTGAATAATACCAATGGTATTGAAAATGTTTCTGTTAATTTGCTCACTGAAAGTGCATATTTTGAAATTAACAAGAAACACATAGAAATAGAAACAATTCTCGAAAACCTAAAAGATAATGGTTTCCCATCAAAGATTTACATAAATGATTTTTCAAAAAAAATAAATAAAGCAGAACTTGAAAAAAAAAAGAAATGGAATAATCAATGGAATAAACTAACTTTTGCTCTATTACTTTTATTATTTTCAGGCTTAGGTCATCTTGCAGAAGGAAGCTATATAAATTTGCCAATATTGGGTAATATATTTTTTCACGCTTTATTAGCAACATTAGCTTTATTATTTCCTGGAAGAGGAATAATTATTAATGGATTTAAATCATTTATAAAGAATCGTCCAGATATGGATTCTTTAGTAGCTCTCGGAGTAACTAGTGCATACATAACAAGTCTTCTATCCTTAATATTTCCTGCCACTGGTTTTCCTTGTTTTTTTAATGAACCGGTAATGCTACTTGGATTTATAATGATTGGGCGTTTTTTAGAAGAAAGAGCTAGATTTCAAACTGGTTCTTCAGTTGTAGATTTATTAGATCTTCAACCAGAAATGGCAAATATTTATAAAGAAAATAACCAAATAAAGTCAATAAGAATAAATGCTTTAAAACCTGAGCAAGAAATTCAAGTTTTAGCAGGAGATAGGGTACCTGCTGACTGCATTGTTACGCTAGGTACTTCATATGTTGATGTTTCACATATTACTGGAGAATCCAAACCTATCGAAGTAAAAGAAGGAGAATATTTATCAAGCGGATCTTTAAATCTTAATTCTACTCTTAGGCTCAAAGTAAAGAAGGTTGGAGGGGATTCATCTCTTGCAAAACTAGTAAGTCTTATAGAGTCTGTAAACGCTAAAAAGCCTCGGATTCAAAGAATTGCTGATGAAATTGCAGGCAAATTTACTTACTTCGTACTTATTTTTGCTACTGGAACCTTCTTCTTTTGGTGGAAAGGGGCAAGAAATATTTGGCCTGAGTTATTAAGTCATAATCATCATGAATTCATCTCAAAATCTAGCCACACACTTCATAATTCGCTTGGAAGTAACGCTGATAATTTCCTTAGTTTAGCGATACAATTGTCAATTGCTGTTTTAGTGATAGCTTGTCCTTGTGCATTAGGTTTAGCCACACCAACTGTAATAACTGTCGCATCGGGTAAAGCAGCAAAAAAAGGGGTTTTATTTAAAGGCGGTGACAAAATAGAGATCGCTTCAAAAATTAATCACATTATTTTTGATAAAACAGGTACCTTAACAAAAGGTGAGCCTTTCATAGTTGATTATAAAAATAATAATGATCATTCATTTTTATTAAGAATAGCTGCCAGTTTAGAAAAGGAAAGCAGACATCCAATCGCAAATGCCTTAATTCAAGAGGCAAAGAAACAAAATTTAAGTTTATTTCCAATCAAAAAAATTTTCACCCATTCTGGTAGAGGTGTTTCAGGAGAACTTGATTCAATTGATGGACTTATTAATATTGGAAATATTGAATGGCTACTAAGCAAAGGAACAATAATTGATGGAGATGCCAAAGAAGTCATTGAAAATGAAGACACAAAAACTAACACAGTCATTGGTGTAAGTATCAAAGATAAGTTATTAGGATTTATATTGTTAGGAGATTTACTCAGAGATGATGCAATAAAAACAGTTCAAAATTTGAGAGAAAACAAATTTAAAATTAATATATTAAGTGGAGATAGAAAACATACAGTTTTAGCTTTAGCAAAAAAAATTGGTTGTAAAGAATCAGAAGTAAAATGGGATCTTCTTCCTCAAATGAAATTGAAAACTATAGAAAGTTTTAAAATAAATAATAAAGTAGCAATGATTGGTGATGGCATTAATGATGTCCCAGCCTTAGCATCCTCTGACTTAGGAATTGCAGTGGGATCTGGGACTCAAATAGCCAAGGCAAATGCAGATGTAGTATTGATGGGGGATCAACTAAATGGATTACCCTACGCATTAAATCTTGCAAAAAAAACTATCAGAAAAATAAAGCAAAATCTAATATGGGCTTTTGGTTACAACTTAATAGCTATACCACTAGCAGCCGGCATTTTATTCCCTCAATACGGTATTCTTCTCACTCCCTCAATAGCAGCATTATTGATGGCTACTAGCTCTATTACAGTTGTTATTAATGCTTTATCTTTAGAGTAA